From the Blastopirellula marina genome, one window contains:
- a CDS encoding M28 family peptidase, with amino-acid sequence MLNMTRFSPAFFLLLLLSTPCGLLAEDAAAAASESTKVGALKETLGYLASDKLEGRGIGSDGLEEAAQFIARQFEAIGLKTDLVNGTPFQEFEVNVSSEMGSPQKNVLKLVSGEETQELKLGADFTPLAVGGSSKFDAPLVFVGYGISAPKLEYDEYADLDVKGKFVVILRKEPQQSNPHSVFDGARASQHALFSRKISNAYQQGAAGVIFINDAQGLDEIRAHVQSAFDGAVAELVKRQQEYAAQEKHSPEEIEAYLGAVTTLSKKIAEYGEQLEQGLDEVIPLTGAGAESSRPNFPVLFAKRSVFEPLIEKQFGKPLSTIEVGIDHTLKPVVGPLGSWKAVGEADIVREKATIRNVIGLIEAPNATSDEVIVIGAHYDHLGMGGSGSLAPLTHEIHNGADDNASGTTALLEVTRRLMAKKDQLRHRILVIAFTGEEEGLLGSAHYVKEPVIPLEKTLMMFNMDMVGRLDENKLIAMGSGTAEMFEPLLDRLNEKHKFELTKDPGGFGPSDHSSFYAKQMPVLALFTGTHNDYHRPSDDADKINYEGMARIIDYGIDFLLAIDKADDRPKYVAVESKQPEMRGGSRPYFGSIPDFTVVGKGYGIQGSSPGSPAAEAGIKGGDILIDLGGNRIGGLEDFDAALRKFKGGDKVEVIVLRDGKEVKLTVTLAPPR; translated from the coding sequence ATGCTCAATATGACCCGGTTCTCGCCAGCGTTCTTCCTTTTGCTACTTCTGTCGACGCCCTGTGGCCTGCTGGCCGAGGATGCGGCGGCTGCCGCTTCTGAATCGACGAAGGTCGGTGCCTTGAAAGAAACGCTAGGCTACCTGGCTTCCGACAAGCTAGAAGGACGCGGAATCGGCAGTGATGGGCTGGAAGAAGCTGCCCAGTTTATCGCCAGGCAGTTTGAAGCCATCGGTTTGAAAACGGACCTGGTTAACGGCACGCCGTTTCAAGAGTTTGAAGTCAATGTGTCGTCCGAAATGGGCTCGCCGCAAAAAAATGTGCTGAAGCTGGTCTCCGGCGAGGAAACCCAAGAGCTAAAGTTGGGTGCAGACTTTACTCCTCTCGCGGTGGGGGGAAGCAGCAAATTCGACGCACCACTCGTTTTCGTGGGGTACGGCATTTCGGCTCCGAAACTGGAATACGACGAATACGCCGACCTCGACGTGAAAGGAAAGTTTGTCGTCATCCTGCGGAAAGAGCCGCAACAGTCCAACCCGCATAGCGTGTTTGACGGCGCGCGGGCATCGCAGCATGCGTTGTTCAGCCGCAAGATCTCGAATGCCTATCAACAAGGGGCGGCTGGCGTAATCTTCATTAACGATGCCCAAGGCCTCGACGAGATTCGTGCTCATGTTCAATCGGCCTTTGACGGAGCCGTTGCCGAACTGGTTAAACGCCAGCAGGAATATGCCGCTCAGGAAAAGCATTCGCCTGAAGAGATCGAAGCTTACTTGGGTGCCGTCACGACGCTAAGCAAGAAGATTGCCGAGTATGGCGAACAACTCGAGCAAGGGCTGGATGAAGTAATTCCGCTGACCGGAGCAGGGGCCGAATCGAGCCGGCCTAACTTTCCCGTTCTATTCGCCAAACGAAGTGTCTTCGAACCGCTGATTGAAAAGCAATTCGGGAAACCGCTTAGCACAATCGAAGTGGGGATCGATCACACGTTGAAGCCCGTTGTGGGGCCGCTGGGAAGTTGGAAAGCGGTCGGCGAAGCTGATATCGTTCGCGAGAAAGCGACCATTCGCAACGTGATTGGCCTGATCGAGGCCCCCAACGCAACCTCGGATGAAGTGATTGTCATCGGTGCCCACTACGATCACCTCGGCATGGGGGGCTCTGGCAGCCTGGCACCGCTAACGCACGAGATACATAACGGTGCCGACGATAACGCCTCCGGCACGACCGCACTGCTGGAGGTGACTCGGCGTTTGATGGCCAAGAAGGATCAGCTTCGTCATCGCATCCTGGTAATTGCTTTCACCGGCGAAGAAGAGGGGCTGCTGGGCAGTGCCCACTATGTGAAAGAGCCAGTCATTCCGCTCGAAAAGACGCTCATGATGTTCAACATGGATATGGTGGGGCGACTGGACGAGAACAAGTTGATTGCCATGGGAAGTGGCACGGCCGAAATGTTCGAGCCTCTGTTGGATCGGTTGAATGAGAAGCACAAGTTCGAATTGACCAAAGATCCAGGCGGGTTCGGTCCGAGTGATCACTCGTCGTTTTATGCCAAGCAAATGCCGGTGCTGGCCCTGTTTACGGGGACTCACAACGACTATCACCGCCCCAGTGACGATGCCGATAAGATCAACTACGAAGGGATGGCCCGGATTATCGACTACGGGATCGACTTTCTGTTGGCGATCGACAAAGCGGACGATCGACCGAAGTACGTTGCCGTCGAAAGCAAGCAGCCTGAGATGCGAGGCGGATCTCGTCCCTATTTCGGCAGCATTCCTGACTTTACCGTGGTGGGCAAAGGATACGGTATTCAAGGCTCCAGCCCAGGCAGTCCCGCGGCAGAAGCCGGCATCAAGGGTGGTGATATCCTGATCGATCTCGGGGGAAATCGAATCGGAGGGCTCGAAGACTTTGATGCGGCCCTGCGGAAATTTAAGGGGGGAGATAAGGTCGAGGTGATCGTTCTGCGTGACGGCAAAGAAGTGAAGCTGACCGTGACGCTGGCACCCCCACGATAG
- the ftsH gene encoding ATP-dependent zinc metalloprotease FtsH — MAENPRNEDQSNERPNGGGGMRPNFTVVALGILLAAVVLMLISTADSPYTTLKTSEFEEQLKKGNVEKVVLGDMEARGELKVPLIAKETKDGKEVDKVDSDGNPVKRPKAFRTRIAAQDSPAFQALTTLLVEQKKEQPDLSWDYDNSSRAMQSIIWIVIMLLPLVFLFIIWNSFRRSRDQIMGGGFLSGFSKSPAKRYEATRKAVTFKDVAGLEGVKSDLLEIVDFLRTPEKFERLGGQIPKGVLLVGPPGTGKTLLARAIAGEAGVPFYAINGSEFIQMFVGVGASRVRDLFKTAKDNSPAIIFIDEIDAVGRQRGAGLGGGHDEREQTLNQILSEMDGFVQGETVIVIAATNRPDVLDPALLRPGRFDRHITVDRPTFKGRVEIFKVHVRDVPLAEDVNIDRLAAGAVGLTGADIRNLINEAALWATRQDRDAVTMDDFEYARDKILMGARREESLVAREKEKTAYHEAGHALLSWLLPGVDRLHKVTVIPRGRALGVTQTLPEEDRMNISESELYDQLAFILGGRAAEKIAYNELSAGAENDLERATKMARRMVTQWGMSERLGPVNYKITDEDPFLGREIHENRHFSEHTMQIIDDEVARILHEAHDKAIDVLTTNKDKLIKLTNSLCEHEELSDHEVEQLIGPSVHRSKASKLNSEMEIASNGHATPATEINTDDLKAEESN, encoded by the coding sequence ATGGCGGAAAATCCGCGTAACGAAGATCAGTCGAATGAACGTCCCAACGGAGGAGGCGGCATGCGGCCTAATTTTACCGTCGTCGCACTGGGCATCCTGCTCGCTGCCGTCGTTCTGATGCTGATCTCGACCGCTGACTCTCCTTATACCACGCTGAAAACTTCCGAGTTCGAAGAGCAACTCAAAAAGGGGAACGTCGAAAAAGTCGTCCTGGGGGATATGGAAGCCCGCGGCGAACTGAAGGTCCCGTTGATTGCCAAGGAAACGAAGGACGGTAAGGAAGTCGACAAGGTCGATTCCGATGGCAATCCCGTGAAGCGGCCCAAAGCGTTCCGTACGCGAATCGCCGCCCAAGATTCGCCCGCCTTCCAGGCACTCACCACGTTGCTGGTCGAACAGAAGAAAGAACAGCCCGACCTCAGCTGGGACTACGATAACTCCTCGCGAGCCATGCAGTCGATCATCTGGATCGTCATCATGCTGCTGCCACTGGTATTTCTGTTCATCATCTGGAACAGCTTCCGCCGCAGCCGCGATCAAATCATGGGCGGGGGCTTCCTTTCCGGTTTCAGCAAGAGCCCTGCCAAACGCTACGAAGCAACCCGCAAGGCCGTGACGTTTAAAGACGTTGCCGGTCTGGAAGGGGTGAAGAGCGATCTGTTGGAGATCGTCGACTTCCTGCGCACGCCAGAGAAGTTTGAACGACTCGGCGGGCAGATCCCCAAGGGGGTGCTGCTGGTGGGCCCTCCAGGTACCGGTAAAACCCTGTTGGCCCGAGCGATTGCCGGCGAGGCAGGCGTGCCGTTCTATGCGATTAATGGTTCGGAATTCATTCAGATGTTTGTCGGCGTAGGTGCCAGCCGCGTTCGCGACCTGTTCAAGACCGCCAAGGACAACAGCCCTGCGATCATCTTCATCGACGAAATCGATGCGGTCGGTCGTCAACGTGGTGCAGGCTTGGGGGGTGGTCACGACGAACGTGAGCAGACCCTCAACCAGATCCTCAGCGAGATGGACGGCTTCGTGCAAGGCGAGACGGTCATCGTTATCGCCGCGACGAACCGCCCTGACGTTCTGGACCCGGCACTTCTTCGTCCCGGTCGTTTCGATCGCCATATCACCGTCGATCGCCCGACCTTTAAGGGACGTGTCGAGATTTTCAAAGTCCACGTGCGAGACGTACCGCTGGCTGAAGACGTGAACATCGATCGCCTGGCTGCTGGTGCTGTGGGGCTGACCGGTGCCGACATTCGCAACTTGATCAACGAAGCCGCGTTATGGGCAACGCGTCAGGACCGCGACGCGGTGACGATGGACGACTTCGAGTATGCCCGCGACAAGATCTTGATGGGTGCCCGGCGCGAAGAATCGCTGGTGGCCCGCGAAAAGGAAAAGACCGCCTATCACGAAGCAGGTCACGCGTTGCTCTCGTGGCTGCTGCCGGGGGTGGATCGCCTGCACAAGGTGACCGTGATCCCGCGTGGACGGGCACTGGGCGTGACGCAGACGCTGCCGGAAGAAGACCGGATGAACATCAGCGAAAGCGAACTGTACGATCAGTTAGCCTTCATCCTGGGTGGTCGGGCTGCCGAAAAGATTGCCTACAACGAGTTAAGTGCCGGGGCTGAAAACGACCTGGAACGTGCCACTAAGATGGCTCGCCGCATGGTGACCCAGTGGGGCATGAGCGAACGTCTGGGGCCGGTGAATTACAAAATTACTGACGAAGATCCGTTCCTGGGTCGCGAGATTCATGAGAATCGCCACTTCAGCGAACACACGATGCAGATCATCGACGACGAGGTCGCTCGTATCTTGCATGAAGCCCACGACAAGGCGATTGACGTTCTGACCACCAACAAAGACAAGCTGATCAAGCTCACCAACTCGCTGTGCGAACATGAAGAGCTTTCCGATCACGAAGTCGAACAGTTGATCGGTCCCTCGGTGCATCGCTCGAAAGCGAGCAAGCTGAATTCCGAAATGGAAATCGCATCGAACGGGCACGCTACACCTGCTACCGAGATCAACACGGACGACCTCAAGGCCGAAGAGTCCAACTAA
- a CDS encoding NUDIX hydrolase has product MPRKSQIPIRKRAVVGVILRHNTFLTIRRSQQVVAPGKVCFPGGGIEHGESEQQALVREIREELGVTATAGQRLYETVTPWGTSVAWWHAHVEENAQFALQTAEVAETHWLAPQVLLRHPDLLTSNRDFLVAWGRSTFAIPGIAVPPDWDEISD; this is encoded by the coding sequence ATGCCTCGAAAGAGCCAAATCCCCATTCGTAAGCGCGCGGTCGTGGGGGTCATTCTCCGCCACAATACGTTTCTCACGATTCGTCGCAGCCAACAAGTAGTCGCACCGGGCAAAGTCTGTTTTCCTGGGGGCGGCATCGAGCATGGCGAGTCCGAACAACAGGCCCTTGTGCGTGAAATCCGCGAAGAACTAGGTGTCACCGCAACCGCTGGCCAGCGGCTTTACGAAACAGTAACCCCCTGGGGAACCTCGGTGGCTTGGTGGCATGCGCACGTGGAAGAGAACGCCCAGTTTGCCCTTCAGACGGCAGAAGTCGCCGAAACGCATTGGCTTGCTCCTCAGGTCCTTTTGCGGCATCCCGATCTTCTTACCAGCAATCGAGACTTTTTGGTGGCCTGGGGGCGGTCAACGTTCGCTATTCCGGGAATAGCGGTTCCTCCCGATTGGGATGAAATTTCCGATTGA
- a CDS encoding OmpH family outer membrane protein — MRTSFVQQGVLKVKRILSCFCVAVALTAFCQVSTASAQQASAGNIAVIDIPVIFKNHALFKKQMDELKESVDAAEQALTQDRDQMKKMVEELQGYKAGTPEYKALEERMAKVQADLQVKVGLQKKEFMEREARVYFNTYNQVTQTVSTFAQRHNITLVLRYNSNEIDPTNRQSVLEGVNRPVIYQNQIDITYDILNILNNGVQRNAAAPGSQVPQPRF; from the coding sequence ATGAGGACCAGTTTTGTCCAGCAAGGAGTGCTGAAAGTGAAGCGAATTCTCTCTTGTTTCTGTGTCGCGGTCGCGTTGACCGCTTTCTGTCAAGTCAGCACTGCCTCGGCCCAGCAGGCCAGTGCCGGTAACATTGCCGTGATCGACATCCCGGTCATCTTCAAGAACCATGCTTTGTTCAAGAAGCAAATGGACGAATTGAAGGAATCGGTCGATGCCGCAGAGCAGGCTCTGACGCAAGATCGCGACCAGATGAAGAAGATGGTCGAAGAACTGCAGGGTTACAAAGCCGGTACTCCGGAATACAAAGCCCTGGAAGAACGCATGGCCAAGGTTCAGGCCGACCTGCAAGTCAAAGTTGGTTTGCAGAAGAAGGAATTCATGGAACGCGAAGCTCGCGTTTACTTCAACACCTACAACCAGGTGACCCAGACGGTTTCGACCTTCGCTCAGCGTCACAACATCACCTTGGTGCTGCGTTACAACAGCAACGAAATTGATCCCACCAACCGTCAATCGGTTCTGGAAGGTGTCAATCGTCCGGTGATCTACCAAAACCAGATCGACATCACCTACGACATTCTGAACATCCTGAACAACGGTGTTCAGCGCAACGCAGCCGCTCCTGGCAGCCAGGTTCCACAACCTCGCTTCTAA
- a CDS encoding ATP-binding protein — MASLFVIQGDDQGRRFELSRDMISIGRDRGNEIVLHDTEISRRHAEIRTTKDGFMLVDLQSSNGCYVNQKRVSECQLTHGDRLQLGHTLMIFTHTATAPATRPISVSLQERHREGSRIIHSIRHEEGSQIFLPSELREPGESQHLQDNLQLIYDTALAVSRTLDIEQLLDYLLGLIFNWVEADRACIVLIDSQTKNPEAKAQRVREGRAGVDESITISRTILDYVLTNREGVLTSDAQDDQRWSPEGSIINSGVNEAICVPMQGRYGIVGAIYIDTFIPPDMTSQSVAKSRFTEEHLKLMIAIAHQAALAVEDTHYYSAVVRSERLAAMGQAVAAISHHVKNILQGIHGGSYIIEEGIKSGKMDVVQHGWGIVSRNQDRIAHLVMDMLSFSKEREPDRSNASLNDVVEDVVNLMRARAKENSVLLEFRPDIDLPMGLFDEEGIHRAALNVVTNAIDAVSEAENPRVIVSTEFREASRELVCTVEDNGQGIPADMQERIFSAFESTKGNRGTGLGLPVTKKILQEHGGDVLVESEPGSGTKFVMYFPWIAVPTEETRY; from the coding sequence TTGGCTTCACTATTTGTCATCCAAGGCGACGACCAGGGACGCCGGTTCGAGTTGTCCCGCGATATGATCTCGATCGGTCGAGATCGCGGGAACGAAATCGTTCTGCACGACACGGAGATTTCCCGTCGGCATGCCGAGATTCGCACGACAAAGGACGGCTTCATGCTGGTCGACCTGCAAAGCTCGAACGGCTGCTATGTCAATCAGAAGCGTGTTTCCGAATGCCAACTGACCCATGGCGATCGCTTGCAGTTGGGCCATACTCTGATGATTTTCACGCATACGGCAACTGCTCCGGCGACACGCCCAATCAGCGTGAGCCTGCAGGAACGCCACCGCGAAGGCTCGCGAATCATTCACTCGATTCGCCACGAAGAAGGGAGCCAGATCTTTCTCCCTTCCGAACTTCGCGAGCCAGGCGAATCGCAGCACCTGCAAGACAACCTGCAACTGATCTACGATACCGCTTTAGCTGTCAGCCGCACGCTGGACATCGAACAACTGCTCGACTACTTGCTGGGTCTGATCTTTAACTGGGTCGAAGCAGACCGCGCGTGCATCGTGCTGATTGATTCGCAAACCAAAAACCCAGAAGCCAAAGCACAGCGGGTACGCGAAGGACGCGCCGGGGTCGACGAATCGATCACCATCAGCCGCACGATCCTCGATTACGTACTGACCAATCGCGAAGGAGTGCTGACCTCCGACGCCCAGGACGATCAGCGCTGGTCCCCGGAAGGAAGCATTATCAATAGCGGTGTGAACGAAGCGATCTGCGTTCCCATGCAAGGCCGCTACGGCATCGTTGGTGCTATCTATATCGATACGTTCATCCCGCCTGACATGACGTCGCAGTCGGTCGCGAAGTCGCGTTTCACCGAAGAACACTTGAAGTTAATGATTGCGATCGCTCATCAGGCAGCCTTGGCCGTGGAAGACACCCACTATTACTCGGCGGTGGTGCGTAGCGAACGCCTGGCGGCCATGGGGCAAGCGGTCGCCGCTATTTCGCACCACGTGAAGAACATCCTGCAAGGGATTCACGGCGGCAGCTATATCATCGAAGAAGGGATCAAGTCGGGCAAAATGGATGTCGTTCAGCACGGCTGGGGCATCGTTTCCCGCAACCAGGACCGCATTGCCCACCTGGTGATGGACATGCTTTCTTTCAGCAAGGAACGCGAACCAGACCGCAGCAATGCCTCGCTCAACGACGTCGTCGAAGACGTCGTCAACCTGATGCGAGCACGGGCGAAGGAGAACAGCGTCCTGCTCGAGTTCCGCCCCGATATCGATCTGCCGATGGGACTGTTCGACGAAGAAGGGATCCACCGGGCAGCGCTCAACGTGGTGACCAACGCCATCGACGCGGTCAGTGAAGCAGAAAACCCACGCGTGATCGTCTCGACCGAATTCCGCGAAGCGTCCCGAGAACTTGTATGCACGGTAGAAGACAACGGCCAGGGAATTCCGGCCGACATGCAGGAACGAATCTTCTCGGCATTTGAATCGACCAAAGGCAACCGCGGCACAGGCCTCGGCTTGCCGGTCACCAAGAAGATTCTGCAAGAACACGGTGGCGACGTGCTGGTCGAAAGCGAACCAGGATCAGGCACCAAGTTCGTGATGTACTTCCCATGGATCGCTGTTCCCACCGAAGAAACGCGATACTAA
- a CDS encoding Gfo/Idh/MocA family oxidoreductase, which yields MRQVRLAVIGTGHLGKIHAKLAKGISAFKLVGVVDPAKEARDAFCKEHKIKGYDDVSEIASKIDAAVIATPTLYHKDVAVPLLNAGKHVLIEKPITLTTEDADELIDLAEHHRSVLQVGHVERFNPAFREASKKVESPRFIRGERTSGYTFRSVDVGVTLDLMIHDIDLVLSLVRSPVVDVQATGLTVFGPHEDIVETRLTFASGCVANLTASRASFTPSRSMEVFSDAGFVGVDFTTRKVKSIVADEIVKQGASQVHRLSAEGKNWVRDNLFSTVLPCQEIEVAPGNAIEAELREFADCIQRGLTPTVTGQAAREALSVALKVSDAVQQHRWDGGKFNLVGPTMRPEPKRAVATKKAA from the coding sequence ATGCGTCAGGTACGACTCGCGGTCATTGGGACCGGCCATCTGGGCAAAATCCACGCCAAGTTGGCGAAAGGGATCTCGGCATTCAAGCTGGTCGGCGTTGTCGATCCGGCCAAGGAAGCTCGAGATGCTTTCTGCAAAGAGCACAAGATCAAGGGCTATGACGACGTCAGCGAAATCGCATCCAAGATCGACGCCGCCGTCATCGCCACTCCGACGCTCTATCATAAAGATGTTGCCGTGCCGCTGCTCAACGCCGGCAAGCACGTTTTGATCGAGAAGCCGATCACGCTTACCACGGAAGACGCCGACGAGTTGATTGACTTGGCCGAGCATCACCGGAGTGTGCTGCAGGTTGGCCATGTCGAACGCTTCAATCCCGCGTTTCGCGAAGCTTCCAAGAAAGTGGAATCGCCTCGTTTTATTCGCGGTGAACGCACCAGCGGTTACACGTTCCGTTCGGTAGACGTCGGTGTAACGCTCGACTTGATGATTCACGACATCGACCTGGTGTTGTCTCTGGTCCGCAGCCCGGTGGTCGACGTTCAGGCAACCGGTCTGACCGTATTTGGCCCGCACGAAGACATCGTCGAAACGCGACTGACGTTTGCCAGCGGCTGTGTGGCGAACTTGACCGCATCGCGAGCGAGCTTCACCCCTTCGAGGAGCATGGAAGTCTTCAGCGATGCCGGCTTCGTGGGAGTCGACTTTACGACTCGCAAGGTGAAGTCGATTGTCGCCGATGAGATTGTCAAGCAAGGTGCCTCACAGGTCCATCGTCTTTCCGCAGAAGGTAAGAACTGGGTACGGGATAATCTGTTCTCGACCGTGCTGCCATGCCAAGAGATTGAAGTTGCACCCGGCAACGCGATCGAAGCGGAACTGCGAGAGTTCGCCGATTGCATTCAGCGTGGTTTGACGCCGACGGTTACTGGTCAGGCTGCCCGTGAAGCACTTTCGGTGGCCTTGAAGGTGAGCGACGCCGTGCAACAGCATCGCTGGGATGGCGGCAAGTTCAATCTGGTGGGGCCGACTATGCGTCCCGAGCCCAAGCGTGCCGTGGCCACGAAGAAGGCCGCATAG
- a CDS encoding acylphosphatase: protein MTDESTRMHVVISGQVQGVGFRQSATQIAKSFPVAGWVKNLPSGNVEIVAEGTKSACSDFLASIRDRMFEYISDVECQWTEPTNEFETFEIQY from the coding sequence ATGACGGACGAGTCAACCCGCATGCATGTGGTCATTTCCGGGCAAGTGCAAGGTGTCGGATTCCGACAATCCGCCACTCAAATTGCAAAGTCATTTCCTGTGGCTGGCTGGGTGAAAAATCTCCCCAGCGGAAACGTGGAGATCGTTGCCGAGGGAACCAAATCAGCGTGCAGTGACTTCCTGGCCTCCATTCGCGACCGCATGTTTGAATACATCAGCGATGTGGAATGCCAGTGGACGGAACCCACCAACGAATTTGAGACTTTCGAGATCCAGTACTAA
- a CDS encoding ABC transporter permease produces the protein MIPINSSVFGFFFYIAELNRQHLATAVWLFAVGVVLGLLAVALLWALLLAVSPKLGGRCTQALQGPVLMPISVVMGIWVLLAFALLPMVPNSMEILNSLKQIPTTGESSTEIVVPVASGEVDQFGNVPAESLKITVLTDQLRKITVDSTGKIELVARLEGTDEDVVAFDVSGGERFEWRRGDRGTLLRKIPAGETIDLYARNITNSDIQMDITIVTEPEHIEAESIFFIAALVFLIYGSYFLMVCALPKMSAIAEATVRSEIYQLLFLICAVVGCLFMVASIYIPYQTFGEDIKVLKHTCLQAMMVLGIIVAIWAASRSVSEEIEGRTALTLLSKPVSRRQFVLGKFAGIAWLVSVLFIMISSVFVVAVAQKPIFDKREGAVIEYEGEKGVTWQLLHHEAMSVTPGVLLVYMETLVLAGVSVAISTRLPMVANFMLTFGIWALGHLTPSIMEASVEGFEPVQFVASFVATILPVLKNFEIYGAISAGREIPMMYIAGAAMYTILYGALTMLLALILFEDRDLA, from the coding sequence ATGATCCCGATTAACTCTTCCGTATTTGGCTTTTTCTTCTACATCGCAGAACTCAATCGCCAACACCTGGCTACAGCCGTCTGGTTGTTTGCCGTTGGCGTCGTTCTCGGCCTGTTGGCTGTGGCCCTGCTGTGGGCTTTGCTGCTGGCTGTTTCGCCGAAACTCGGTGGCCGCTGCACGCAAGCGTTGCAAGGTCCCGTATTGATGCCGATTTCGGTCGTGATGGGCATATGGGTCCTCCTGGCCTTCGCGCTGCTGCCGATGGTGCCCAATTCGATGGAGATCCTCAACTCTCTGAAACAAATCCCGACGACCGGCGAATCCTCGACCGAGATCGTCGTTCCGGTGGCCTCCGGCGAAGTCGACCAGTTCGGTAACGTTCCGGCCGAGTCACTTAAAATCACCGTGTTGACCGATCAACTTCGTAAGATCACCGTCGACAGCACCGGTAAGATCGAATTGGTTGCCCGCTTGGAAGGGACCGATGAAGACGTCGTCGCTTTTGACGTCAGTGGTGGTGAACGCTTCGAATGGCGTCGCGGTGACCGTGGTACGCTGTTACGAAAAATCCCCGCCGGCGAAACGATCGACCTTTACGCTCGTAACATCACGAACTCGGATATTCAGATGGATATCACCATCGTGACCGAGCCAGAGCACATCGAAGCCGAATCGATCTTCTTCATCGCAGCCCTCGTCTTCCTGATTTACGGCAGCTACTTTCTGATGGTCTGTGCGTTGCCCAAGATGTCGGCCATTGCCGAGGCAACCGTCCGTAGCGAAATCTACCAGCTTCTGTTTTTGATCTGTGCGGTCGTGGGCTGCTTGTTCATGGTCGCTTCGATCTACATTCCCTATCAGACCTTCGGCGAAGACATCAAGGTCCTCAAGCATACCTGCCTGCAGGCCATGATGGTGCTGGGAATCATTGTCGCGATTTGGGCAGCCAGCCGTAGCGTTTCGGAAGAAATCGAAGGGCGAACCGCTCTCACGCTGCTTTCCAAGCCGGTTAGCCGTCGGCAGTTCGTGCTTGGCAAGTTCGCTGGTATCGCCTGGCTGGTAAGCGTGCTGTTCATCATGATCAGCTCTGTCTTCGTCGTCGCGGTGGCCCAAAAGCCGATCTTCGACAAGCGCGAAGGAGCGGTCATCGAGTACGAAGGGGAAAAGGGGGTCACCTGGCAGCTCCTTCACCACGAAGCCATGTCGGTTACCCCTGGCGTGCTGCTGGTTTACATGGAAACCCTGGTTCTCGCTGGCGTCTCGGTCGCTATTTCAACGCGGCTTCCCATGGTCGCCAACTTCATGCTCACCTTCGGTATTTGGGCCCTAGGGCACTTAACACCGTCCATCATGGAGGCGTCCGTCGAAGGGTTTGAACCGGTGCAGTTCGTGGCGAGTTTCGTCGCGACCATATTACCGGTGCTCAAGAACTTCGAGATTTACGGTGCCATCTCCGCCGGCCGCGAAATCCCCATGATGTACATTGCCGGGGCAGCCATGTACACGATCTTGTACGGGGCACTCACGATGCTTTTGGCTCTGATCTTGTTTGAAGATCGCGACCTGGCATAA
- the lpxC gene encoding UDP-3-O-acyl-N-acetylglucosamine deacetylase, whose amino-acid sequence MNSASLANNGEPIARLQQTLKASASVSGRGYWSGKEVTVRFEPAPEDTGVVFIREDLEGSPQIPALVDYRVEVPRRTNLVCQGATVEMVEHVLASLAGLQVDNCYVHVTSAEMPGMDGSAKDYVEQILAAGIETQTAPRAILTISEVVRVGDDECWVEARPNGSKRMKFKYRLDFGNEGLIGRETLEGKVSPEYFQNELAPARTFLLLQEAEWLRQQGLGTHVDFSELLVFGPEGPIDNELRFEDECVRHKVLDLVGDMALAGCDIQGTIIANRSGHRFNAELVKQLLKENQVAYLSRRTA is encoded by the coding sequence ATGAACTCCGCATCCCTCGCCAATAATGGCGAACCGATCGCACGACTTCAACAAACTCTTAAGGCCTCCGCATCCGTCTCGGGACGCGGCTACTGGAGCGGCAAGGAAGTGACTGTTCGCTTCGAGCCGGCCCCGGAAGACACCGGCGTTGTCTTCATTCGTGAAGACCTGGAAGGCTCGCCGCAAATTCCGGCCCTGGTTGATTACCGGGTGGAAGTTCCTCGCCGTACAAACCTGGTTTGCCAGGGAGCAACGGTTGAGATGGTTGAACATGTTTTGGCCTCGCTCGCCGGCCTGCAGGTCGACAATTGCTACGTTCATGTCACTTCGGCCGAGATGCCTGGCATGGATGGTTCTGCTAAAGACTACGTCGAGCAGATCCTGGCTGCCGGCATTGAAACACAGACCGCTCCGCGAGCCATTCTGACAATTTCGGAAGTGGTTCGCGTGGGTGATGACGAGTGCTGGGTTGAAGCCCGCCCGAATGGGTCGAAGCGGATGAAGTTTAAGTATCGCTTAGATTTCGGCAACGAAGGGCTTATCGGTCGCGAGACACTCGAAGGCAAAGTCAGCCCCGAATATTTCCAAAATGAACTAGCTCCGGCACGCACTTTTTTGCTACTTCAAGAGGCAGAATGGCTGCGTCAGCAAGGGCTGGGGACGCACGTCGATTTTAGTGAGTTGTTAGTTTTCGGTCCGGAAGGCCCGATCGACAACGAACTCCGCTTCGAGGACGAATGTGTACGACACAAAGTTCTTGACCTTGTCGGAGACATGGCCCTGGCCGGTTGTGATATCCAGGGAACGATCATCGCCAATCGTAGTGGCCATCGTTTCAACGCAGAGCTGGTCAAACAGCTGCTGAAGGAAAATCAGGTTGCCTATTTGTCGCGGCGGACCGCCTGA